A window of the Microbacterium sp. LWH13-1.2 genome harbors these coding sequences:
- the ruvA gene encoding Holliday junction branch migration protein RuvA produces the protein MISSLHGAVLHSTADQVIIDVGGVGFSVAVPADVAHTATVGEKLLLHTSLIVREDSLSLFGFADRSELEIFGLLISVTGVGPKSALGVLSHLTVDQIADAVTAEDDAPFRRVSGIGPKTAKLIVLQLAGKVHPVSSPTKQTTSGPVDVVDQVTAALVGLGWSEKVAAEAAAQTAAEATDAERATVAPLLRRTLALLGPARV, from the coding sequence ATGATCTCCTCGCTGCACGGCGCCGTCCTCCACTCGACCGCCGATCAGGTCATCATCGACGTCGGAGGCGTCGGGTTCTCGGTCGCCGTCCCCGCAGACGTCGCTCACACGGCGACCGTCGGCGAGAAGCTGCTGCTGCACACGAGTCTGATCGTGCGAGAGGACTCGCTGTCGCTCTTCGGCTTCGCCGACCGCAGCGAACTCGAGATCTTCGGTCTGCTGATCAGCGTGACGGGGGTCGGGCCGAAGTCCGCGCTCGGTGTGCTGTCGCATCTCACCGTGGACCAGATCGCCGATGCCGTGACGGCCGAGGACGACGCACCGTTCCGACGCGTCTCCGGCATCGGACCGAAGACGGCCAAGCTCATCGTCCTGCAGCTCGCGGGCAAGGTGCACCCGGTGAGCTCGCCGACGAAGCAGACGACGAGCGGACCCGTCGACGTGGTGGACCAGGTGACCGCCGCTCTGGTCGGCCTCGGGTGGTCCGAGAAGGTCGCTGCAGAGGCCGCCGCGCAGACCGCTGCAGAGGCCACCGACGCCGAGCGCGCGACCGTCGCGCCGCTGCTCCGTCGGACCCTGGCGCTTCTGGGGCCT
- the ruvC gene encoding crossover junction endodeoxyribonuclease RuvC, with product MTSSLRVLGIDPGLTRCGVGVVDVDGSRRGTLVHVGVIRSAPDLPIGERLALVAAGIRDVIAAHNPDAVAVERVFAQQNTHTVMGTAQASGVALLLAAEAGLPAATHTPSEVKAAVTGYGSADKRQVQSMIARILRLDAPPQPADAADALAIALCHAWRRGAAGAPGQGALTPAQRAWADAERVARTYIRPGA from the coding sequence GTGACCTCCTCGCTTCGCGTGCTCGGCATCGACCCCGGCCTCACCCGCTGCGGCGTCGGCGTCGTCGACGTCGACGGGTCGCGCCGCGGCACACTCGTGCACGTCGGCGTCATCCGGTCGGCGCCCGACCTGCCGATCGGCGAGAGGCTCGCCCTCGTCGCCGCCGGCATCCGCGACGTCATCGCGGCGCACAACCCGGATGCCGTGGCCGTGGAACGCGTGTTCGCTCAGCAGAACACGCATACAGTGATGGGCACGGCTCAGGCGAGCGGTGTGGCGCTGCTGCTCGCGGCCGAGGCGGGTCTTCCTGCTGCCACGCACACTCCGAGCGAGGTGAAGGCCGCGGTCACCGGTTATGGCTCGGCGGACAAACGGCAGGTGCAGTCGATGATCGCGCGCATCCTGCGTCTGGATGCTCCTCCTCAGCCCGCCGACGCCGCGGATGCCCTCGCGATCGCGCTGTGCCATGCCTGGCGTCGAGGAGCCGCCGGTGCGCCGGGGCAGGGGGCTCTCACGCCCGCCCAGCGCGCCTGGGCCGATGCGGAGCGTGTCGCTCGAACATATATACGACCGGGTGCGTAG